A window of Heterodontus francisci isolate sHetFra1 unplaced genomic scaffold, sHetFra1.hap1 HAP1_SCAFFOLD_726, whole genome shotgun sequence contains these coding sequences:
- the daxx gene encoding death domain-associated protein 6 isoform X2: protein MLSFYQFVEFCGTLTEENPEVINFLQRKYTKAFPDYLASTEFRNVLGRCLTRVQGRKSKVFVYINELCTALKANSQKTKLALANRENSKQPVAAGPEGQSVQDAEEQKDCPQRTSAQSGDVASTSASQPAAVATAEKKHSGSGSRRQIHYLENLLKVYADEIKRLQEKELDFNDLDDEDSSYIQEHRLKKKMVKIFEKLCELKNCSSLTGRVIEQRISFAGTRYPEINRKIERFINKPDHFPDYQDVRNIMQKVSNKHTLGLSQRQIQSMAQDVFREVGNRLQERRHLDLVYNFGSHLTDDYKPGKDPAMADITLEKRLRSNRSVSLGRLDEVVRKYAEIQDIGEIEEEEKRKKKKLLQSAVTSTSEASKANAEGAKEEQEKLEKVDESEGKEAEEEEMEEEDDARGSEEEDEEEDLSSDPDIEEELSKIEEVVEAEEPQEDEKAEGSEVEEVDDDSEESAQSSDDSEEDAESVDGQVEEGVGLESVCTAEADIGSDNESSPVCTTHEEPECNTGSGSTAKEKVGGDDDDSRVEEGVGSSIEGRAAPPVEEGVGLSSENGAVDVVEEGVGSSSENGAVPPVEEGIGSSSESGAVPPVEEGIGSDGARKGKQSDIEDSSVHAVEGGIGSDEASPAPTDHEEAEGELGEQAVRRAKRKRADSSGQKLETQIVKPNPKTASEPHENISIDEEKVTNNLPAHKRCDAETSPYEPQSLTIRDDPNLERRLVIKKESVDMLETDGCSPDICLTAVNGQKKDSIELDDSPVAKRIKRGQDKEMHSVEVIELMESDEGMEEPLIDRAESGVAVKSPLPDVDSTRADSPLVSLVTSSQPSPVRHTRVNVATQCDPEEIIVLSDSD from the exons TTTGTGGAATTCTGTGGGACCTTAACGGAAGAAAACCCTGAGGTGATAAACTTCCTGCAGAGAAAATACACCAAGGCTTTTCCGGACTATTTAGCCTCCACGGAATTCCGTAATGTGCTGGGCCGCTGCCTCACCCGGGTTCAGGGCAGGAAAAGCAAAGTCTTTGTTTACATCAATGAGCTCTGTACAGCGCTCAAAGCCAACTCCCAAAAAACAAAACTTGCCTTAGCCAACAGGGAGAATTCAAAGCAGCCAGTGGCTGCAGGGCCTGAGGGTCAGTCTGTCCAAGATGCTGAGGAGCAGAAAGACTGCCCCCAGAGGACTTCTGCACAGTCAGGGGATGTTGCCTCCACGTCAGCCTCTCAACCTGCTGCCGTGGCAACTGCCGAAAAGAAGCACTCTGGCAGTGGGTCACGCCGTCAAATCCATTACCTGGAGAACCTCTTAAAGGTTTACGCCGATGAGATCAAGCGGCTTCAGGAGAAAGAGCTGgactttaatgatttagatgacgaGGATTCCTCCTACATCCAGGAGCACCGGCTCAAGAAGAAAATGGTGAAGATTTTCGAGAAGCTGTGTGAGCTGAAGAACTGCTCAAGCCTGACTGGCCGGGTCATCGAGCAGCGCATCTCCTTCGCAGGCACGCGCTACCCGGAGATCAACCGCAAGATCGAGAGGTTCATCAACAAGCCGGATCATTTCCCCGACTACCAGGACGTCAGGAATATCATGCAGAAAGTCAGCAACAAGCACACGTTGGGACTCAGCCAAAGGCAGATTCAGAGTATGGCACAGGATGTGTTCCGGGAGGTTGGCAATCGTCTGCAGGAGAGGCGCCACCTGGACCTGGTTTACAACTTCGGCAGTCACCTCACTGATGATTATAAGCCAG GCAAGGACCCAGCCATGGCAGACATCACCTTAGAAAAACGGCTGCGGTCCAACCGCTCCGTTTCTCTTGGCCGCCTTGATGAGGTGGTCAGGAAATATGCTGAGATCCAGGACATTGGTGAAATAGAGGAGGAGGAGAAGCGGAAGAAGAAGAAACTGCTACAGTCCGCGGTCACCTCCACCTCCGAAGCCTCCAAAGCAAATGCTGAGGGAGCAAAGGAGGAACAAGAGAAGCTTGAAAAGGTGGATGAAAGTGAAGGGAAAGAAGCAGAGGaagaggagatggaggaggaggacgaTGCCAGAGGctcggaggaggaggatgaggaggaggacttGTCATCAGATCCGGACATCGAAGAGGAGCTGTCAAAGATTGAGGAGGTGGTAGAAGCTGAAGAACCACAAGAAG ATGAGAAAGCAGAAGGCAGTGAGGTTGAAGAGGTGGATGATGACTCTGAAGAGTCTGCTCAGTCTTCCGATGACAGTGAAGAGGATGCTGAATCAGTTGACGGTCAAGTCGAGGAAGGAGTGGGATTGGAATCTGTCTGCACTGCTGAGGCTGACATCGGCAGTGATAACGAGAGTAGCCCTGTCTGCACGACACACGaggaaccggagtgcaacaccggaAGTGGGAGTACTGCAAAAGAGAAGGTTGGGGGTGATGATGACGATAGCCGTGTGGAGGAAGGAGTTGGATCGAGCATTGAGGGCAGGGCTGCACCTCCTGTGGAGGAAGGAGTTGGATTGAGCAGTGAGAATGGGGCCGTTGATGTTGTGGAGGAAGGTGTCGGGTCAAGCAGTGAGAATGGAGCTGTTCCACCTGTGGAGGAAGGTATTGGGTCAAGCAGTGAGAGTGGAGCTGTTCCACCTGTGGAGGAAGGTATTGGGTCCGATGGTGCAAGGAAAGGGAAGCAGTCCGACATTGAGGATAGCTCCGTGCACGCTGTTGAAGGAGGAATTGGGAGTGACGAGGCCAGCCCTGCACCGACTGATCACGAGGAAGCAGAAGGTGAGCTAGGGGAACAAGCGGTGAGGCGTGCCAAGAGGAAACGAGCGGACTCTAGTGGACAGAAACTGGAGACGCAGATCGTGAAACCAAACCCCAAAACTGCGTCTGAACCACACGAGAACATCTCGATCGATGAGGAAAAGGTAACAAACAATCTGCCTGCGCACAAGAGGTGTGATGCAGAAACTTCCCCTTATGAGCCCCAATCATTGACCATAAGAGATGATCCAAACTTGGAGAGAAGgcttgttatcaaaaaggagagtgtggatatGTTGGAAACTGATGGATGCAGTCCAGACATTTGTTTAACTGCAGTAAATGGGCAAAAGAAAGATTCCATTGAGCTGGACGATTCACCAGTCGCAAAGAGAATTAAGCGAGGACAAGACAAGGAGATGCA
- the daxx gene encoding death domain-associated protein 6 isoform X4, translating to MLSFYQFVEFCGTLTEENPEVINFLQRKYTKAFPDYLASTEFRNVLGRCLTRVQGRKSKVFVYINELCTALKANSQKTKLALANRENSKQPVAAGPEGQSVQDAEEQKDCPQRTSAQSGDVASTSASQPAAVATAEKKHSGSGSRRQIHYLENLLKVYADEIKRLQEKELDFNDLDDEDSSYIQEHRLKKKMVKIFEKLCELKNCSSLTGRVIEQRISFAGTRYPEINRKIERFINKPDHFPDYQDVRNIMQKVSNKHTLGLSQRQIQSMAQDVFREVGNRLQERRHLDLVYNFGSHLTDDYKPGKDPAMADITLEKRLRSNRSVSLGRLDEVVRKYAEIQDIGEIEEEEKRKKKKLLQSAVTSTSEASKANAEGAKEEQEKLEKVDESEGKEAEEEEMEEEDDARGSEEEDEEEDLSSDPDIEEELSKIEEVVEAEEPQEDEKAEGSEVEEVDDDSEESAQSSDDSEEDAESVDGQVEEGVGLESVCTAEADIGSDNESSPVCTTHEEPECNTGSGSTAKEKVGGDDDDSRVEEGVGSSIEGRAAPPVEEGVGLSSENGAVDVVEEGVGSSSENGAVPPVEEGIGSSSESGAVPPVEEGIGSDGARKGKQSDIEDSSVHAVEGGIGSDEASPAPTDHEEAEGELGEQAVRRAKRKRADSSGQKLETQIVKPNPKTASEPHENISIDEEKVTNNLPAHKRCDAETSPYEPQSLTIRDDPNLERRLVIKKESVDMLETDGCSPDICLTAVNGQKKDSIELDDSPVAKRIKRGQDKEMHSPHPSFPQE from the exons TTTGTGGAATTCTGTGGGACCTTAACGGAAGAAAACCCTGAGGTGATAAACTTCCTGCAGAGAAAATACACCAAGGCTTTTCCGGACTATTTAGCCTCCACGGAATTCCGTAATGTGCTGGGCCGCTGCCTCACCCGGGTTCAGGGCAGGAAAAGCAAAGTCTTTGTTTACATCAATGAGCTCTGTACAGCGCTCAAAGCCAACTCCCAAAAAACAAAACTTGCCTTAGCCAACAGGGAGAATTCAAAGCAGCCAGTGGCTGCAGGGCCTGAGGGTCAGTCTGTCCAAGATGCTGAGGAGCAGAAAGACTGCCCCCAGAGGACTTCTGCACAGTCAGGGGATGTTGCCTCCACGTCAGCCTCTCAACCTGCTGCCGTGGCAACTGCCGAAAAGAAGCACTCTGGCAGTGGGTCACGCCGTCAAATCCATTACCTGGAGAACCTCTTAAAGGTTTACGCCGATGAGATCAAGCGGCTTCAGGAGAAAGAGCTGgactttaatgatttagatgacgaGGATTCCTCCTACATCCAGGAGCACCGGCTCAAGAAGAAAATGGTGAAGATTTTCGAGAAGCTGTGTGAGCTGAAGAACTGCTCAAGCCTGACTGGCCGGGTCATCGAGCAGCGCATCTCCTTCGCAGGCACGCGCTACCCGGAGATCAACCGCAAGATCGAGAGGTTCATCAACAAGCCGGATCATTTCCCCGACTACCAGGACGTCAGGAATATCATGCAGAAAGTCAGCAACAAGCACACGTTGGGACTCAGCCAAAGGCAGATTCAGAGTATGGCACAGGATGTGTTCCGGGAGGTTGGCAATCGTCTGCAGGAGAGGCGCCACCTGGACCTGGTTTACAACTTCGGCAGTCACCTCACTGATGATTATAAGCCAG GCAAGGACCCAGCCATGGCAGACATCACCTTAGAAAAACGGCTGCGGTCCAACCGCTCCGTTTCTCTTGGCCGCCTTGATGAGGTGGTCAGGAAATATGCTGAGATCCAGGACATTGGTGAAATAGAGGAGGAGGAGAAGCGGAAGAAGAAGAAACTGCTACAGTCCGCGGTCACCTCCACCTCCGAAGCCTCCAAAGCAAATGCTGAGGGAGCAAAGGAGGAACAAGAGAAGCTTGAAAAGGTGGATGAAAGTGAAGGGAAAGAAGCAGAGGaagaggagatggaggaggaggacgaTGCCAGAGGctcggaggaggaggatgaggaggaggacttGTCATCAGATCCGGACATCGAAGAGGAGCTGTCAAAGATTGAGGAGGTGGTAGAAGCTGAAGAACCACAAGAAG ATGAGAAAGCAGAAGGCAGTGAGGTTGAAGAGGTGGATGATGACTCTGAAGAGTCTGCTCAGTCTTCCGATGACAGTGAAGAGGATGCTGAATCAGTTGACGGTCAAGTCGAGGAAGGAGTGGGATTGGAATCTGTCTGCACTGCTGAGGCTGACATCGGCAGTGATAACGAGAGTAGCCCTGTCTGCACGACACACGaggaaccggagtgcaacaccggaAGTGGGAGTACTGCAAAAGAGAAGGTTGGGGGTGATGATGACGATAGCCGTGTGGAGGAAGGAGTTGGATCGAGCATTGAGGGCAGGGCTGCACCTCCTGTGGAGGAAGGAGTTGGATTGAGCAGTGAGAATGGGGCCGTTGATGTTGTGGAGGAAGGTGTCGGGTCAAGCAGTGAGAATGGAGCTGTTCCACCTGTGGAGGAAGGTATTGGGTCAAGCAGTGAGAGTGGAGCTGTTCCACCTGTGGAGGAAGGTATTGGGTCCGATGGTGCAAGGAAAGGGAAGCAGTCCGACATTGAGGATAGCTCCGTGCACGCTGTTGAAGGAGGAATTGGGAGTGACGAGGCCAGCCCTGCACCGACTGATCACGAGGAAGCAGAAGGTGAGCTAGGGGAACAAGCGGTGAGGCGTGCCAAGAGGAAACGAGCGGACTCTAGTGGACAGAAACTGGAGACGCAGATCGTGAAACCAAACCCCAAAACTGCGTCTGAACCACACGAGAACATCTCGATCGATGAGGAAAAGGTAACAAACAATCTGCCTGCGCACAAGAGGTGTGATGCAGAAACTTCCCCTTATGAGCCCCAATCATTGACCATAAGAGATGATCCAAACTTGGAGAGAAGgcttgttatcaaaaaggagagtgtggatatGTTGGAAACTGATGGATGCAGTCCAGACATTTGTTTAACTGCAGTAAATGGGCAAAAGAAAGATTCCATTGAGCTGGACGATTCACCAGTCGCAAAGAGAATTAAGCGAGGACAAGACAAGGAGATGCA CTCTCCACACCCCTCCTTCCCCCAGGAATAA
- the daxx gene encoding death domain-associated protein 6 isoform X3, which yields MLSFYQFVEFCGTLTEENPEVINFLQRKYTKAFPDYLASTEFRNVLGRCLTRVQGRKSKVFVYINELCTALKANSQKTKLALANRENSKQPVAAGPEGQSVQDAEEQKDCPQRTSAQSGDVASTSASQPAAVATAEKKHSGSGSRRQIHYLENLLKVYADEIKRLQEKELDFNDLDDEDSSYIQEHRLKKKMVKIFEKLCELKNCSSLTGRVIEQRISFAGTRYPEINRKIERFINKPDHFPDYQDVRNIMQKVSNKHTLGLSQRQIQSMAQDVFREVGNRLQERRHLDLVYNFGSHLTDDYKPGKDPAMADITLEKRLRSNRSVSLGRLDEVVRKYAEIQDIGEIEEEEKRKKKKLLQSAVTSTSEASKANAEGAKEEQEKLEKVDESEGKEAEEEEMEEEDDARGSEEEDEEEDLSSDPDIEEELSKIEEVVEAEEPQEDEKAEGSEVEEVDDDSEESAQSSDDSEEDAESVDGQVEEGVGLESVCTAEADIGSDNESSPVCTTHEEPECNTGSGSTAKEKVGGDDDDSRVEEGVGSSIEGRAAPPVEEGVGLSSENGAVDVVEEGVGSSSENGAVPPVEEGIGSSSESGAVPPVEEGIGSDGARKGKQSDIEDSSVHAVEGGIGSDEASPAPTDHEEAEGELGEQAVRRAKRKRADSSGQKLETQIVKPNPKTASEPHENISIDEEKVTNNLPAHKRCDAETSPYEPQSLTIRDDPNLERRLVIKKESVDMLETDGCSPDICLTAVNGQKKDSIELDDSPVAKRIKRGQDKEMHSSVEVIELMESDEGMEEPLIDRAESGVAVKSPLPDVDSTRADSPLVSLVTSSQPSPVNVATQCDPEEIIVLSDSD from the exons TTTGTGGAATTCTGTGGGACCTTAACGGAAGAAAACCCTGAGGTGATAAACTTCCTGCAGAGAAAATACACCAAGGCTTTTCCGGACTATTTAGCCTCCACGGAATTCCGTAATGTGCTGGGCCGCTGCCTCACCCGGGTTCAGGGCAGGAAAAGCAAAGTCTTTGTTTACATCAATGAGCTCTGTACAGCGCTCAAAGCCAACTCCCAAAAAACAAAACTTGCCTTAGCCAACAGGGAGAATTCAAAGCAGCCAGTGGCTGCAGGGCCTGAGGGTCAGTCTGTCCAAGATGCTGAGGAGCAGAAAGACTGCCCCCAGAGGACTTCTGCACAGTCAGGGGATGTTGCCTCCACGTCAGCCTCTCAACCTGCTGCCGTGGCAACTGCCGAAAAGAAGCACTCTGGCAGTGGGTCACGCCGTCAAATCCATTACCTGGAGAACCTCTTAAAGGTTTACGCCGATGAGATCAAGCGGCTTCAGGAGAAAGAGCTGgactttaatgatttagatgacgaGGATTCCTCCTACATCCAGGAGCACCGGCTCAAGAAGAAAATGGTGAAGATTTTCGAGAAGCTGTGTGAGCTGAAGAACTGCTCAAGCCTGACTGGCCGGGTCATCGAGCAGCGCATCTCCTTCGCAGGCACGCGCTACCCGGAGATCAACCGCAAGATCGAGAGGTTCATCAACAAGCCGGATCATTTCCCCGACTACCAGGACGTCAGGAATATCATGCAGAAAGTCAGCAACAAGCACACGTTGGGACTCAGCCAAAGGCAGATTCAGAGTATGGCACAGGATGTGTTCCGGGAGGTTGGCAATCGTCTGCAGGAGAGGCGCCACCTGGACCTGGTTTACAACTTCGGCAGTCACCTCACTGATGATTATAAGCCAG GCAAGGACCCAGCCATGGCAGACATCACCTTAGAAAAACGGCTGCGGTCCAACCGCTCCGTTTCTCTTGGCCGCCTTGATGAGGTGGTCAGGAAATATGCTGAGATCCAGGACATTGGTGAAATAGAGGAGGAGGAGAAGCGGAAGAAGAAGAAACTGCTACAGTCCGCGGTCACCTCCACCTCCGAAGCCTCCAAAGCAAATGCTGAGGGAGCAAAGGAGGAACAAGAGAAGCTTGAAAAGGTGGATGAAAGTGAAGGGAAAGAAGCAGAGGaagaggagatggaggaggaggacgaTGCCAGAGGctcggaggaggaggatgaggaggaggacttGTCATCAGATCCGGACATCGAAGAGGAGCTGTCAAAGATTGAGGAGGTGGTAGAAGCTGAAGAACCACAAGAAG ATGAGAAAGCAGAAGGCAGTGAGGTTGAAGAGGTGGATGATGACTCTGAAGAGTCTGCTCAGTCTTCCGATGACAGTGAAGAGGATGCTGAATCAGTTGACGGTCAAGTCGAGGAAGGAGTGGGATTGGAATCTGTCTGCACTGCTGAGGCTGACATCGGCAGTGATAACGAGAGTAGCCCTGTCTGCACGACACACGaggaaccggagtgcaacaccggaAGTGGGAGTACTGCAAAAGAGAAGGTTGGGGGTGATGATGACGATAGCCGTGTGGAGGAAGGAGTTGGATCGAGCATTGAGGGCAGGGCTGCACCTCCTGTGGAGGAAGGAGTTGGATTGAGCAGTGAGAATGGGGCCGTTGATGTTGTGGAGGAAGGTGTCGGGTCAAGCAGTGAGAATGGAGCTGTTCCACCTGTGGAGGAAGGTATTGGGTCAAGCAGTGAGAGTGGAGCTGTTCCACCTGTGGAGGAAGGTATTGGGTCCGATGGTGCAAGGAAAGGGAAGCAGTCCGACATTGAGGATAGCTCCGTGCACGCTGTTGAAGGAGGAATTGGGAGTGACGAGGCCAGCCCTGCACCGACTGATCACGAGGAAGCAGAAGGTGAGCTAGGGGAACAAGCGGTGAGGCGTGCCAAGAGGAAACGAGCGGACTCTAGTGGACAGAAACTGGAGACGCAGATCGTGAAACCAAACCCCAAAACTGCGTCTGAACCACACGAGAACATCTCGATCGATGAGGAAAAGGTAACAAACAATCTGCCTGCGCACAAGAGGTGTGATGCAGAAACTTCCCCTTATGAGCCCCAATCATTGACCATAAGAGATGATCCAAACTTGGAGAGAAGgcttgttatcaaaaaggagagtgtggatatGTTGGAAACTGATGGATGCAGTCCAGACATTTGTTTAACTGCAGTAAATGGGCAAAAGAAAGATTCCATTGAGCTGGACGATTCACCAGTCGCAAAGAGAATTAAGCGAGGACAAGACAAGGAGATGCA